From the genome of Lotus japonicus ecotype B-129 chromosome 6, LjGifu_v1.2, one region includes:
- the LOC130724705 gene encoding probable polyol transporter 4 isoform X1 — protein sequence MGLVGVQGNGGVGELGLEPHPLGSKTKYIRMTSDLTEAEEEDEGGLQTSNYDTKKYIIACAIFASLNSVLLGYDIGVMSGAVLFIQDDLKITDVQVEVLVGILSIISLLGSLAGGKTSDAIGRKWTIGLAAIIFQTGGAVMALAPSFKVLMIGRLLAGVGIGFGVMIAPVYIAEISPAIARGSLTSFPEICINLGILLGYISNYAFSGLPAHISWRIMLGVGLLPSVVIAVALFFIPESPRWLVVQNRIEEARLVLLKINASEKEAEEKLQEIQVAAGSANTENYEPKAVWREIFCPSPPVRRMLITGCGIQCFQQITGIDTTVYYSPTIFKNAGITGKSEVLAATVAVGFTKTLFILVAIMLIDKLGRKPLLYASTIGMTVSLFSLSFSLAFLSHAKIGITLAIIAVCGNVASFSVGIGPICWVLTSEIFPLRLRAQASALGAVGSRVSSGVISMTFLSVSEAITVAGTFFVFGVISCSAVAFVHYCVPETKGKTLEEIEVLFQDKDELQENEVEMGDVERLMQKS from the exons ATGGGGTTGGTTGGTGTTCAAGGAAAtgggggagttgg ggagttgggtttggagccccaccccttaggct ccaaAACCAAGTACATCAGAATGACCTCTGATCTCActgaagctgaagaagaagatgaaggtggtttGCAAACTAGCAATTATGATACAAAGAAATATATCATTGCATGTGCCATCTTTGCTTCTCTCAATTCCGTGCTTCTCGGCTATG ATATAGGTGTTATGAGTGGAGCAGTTTTATTCATTCAGGATGATTTGAAGATAACAGATGTTCAGGTGGAGGTACTTGTTGGAATTTTGAGCATAATATCGCTGTTGGGCAGTTTAGCAGGTGGAAAGACATCCGATGCTATCGGCAGAAAATGGACAATTGGTTTGGCAGCGATTATCTTCCAAACAGGTGGGGCTGTTATGGCTCTTGCTCCATCCTTCAAAGTGTTGATGATAGGCAGACTCTTGGCTGGGGTAGGTATAGGTTTCGGTGTCATGATCGCACCTGTGTATATCGCTGAAATTTCTCCTGCCATTGCTAGGGGATCTCTTACTTCTTTCCCTGAGATATGTATAAACTTGGGAATCCTTCTCGGTTACATATCAAACTATGCATTTTCGGGTCTTCCAGCTCATATAAGTTGGAGGATAATGCTTGGTGTGGGACTTCTTCCTTCAGTTGTTATTGCTGTTGCACTCTTTTTCATACCTGAATCCCCAAGATGGCTTGTGGTGCAGAATAGGATTGAAGAAGCTAGACTAGTGTTGTTAAAGATAAATGCAAGCGAGAAGGAGGCCGAAGAAAAGTTGCAAGAAATTCAGGTAGCTGCAGGTTCAGCGAATACTGAGAATTATGAACCAAAAGCTGTCTGGCGAGAAATCTTTTGTCCTTCTCCTCCAGTTCGAAGGATGCTTATAACTGGTTGTGGAATTCAGTGTTTCCAGCAGATAACAGGCATAGACACCACTGTATACTACAGCCCCACAATTTTCAAGAATGCTGGGATCACTGGCAAGTCTGAGGTCCTCGCAGCAACTGTTGCTGTTGGGTTCACCAAAACTCTCTTCATCTTGGTAGCTATAATGCTTATTGATAAACTGGGGAGAAAGCCTTTGCTTTATGCGAGCACGATTGGGATGACAGTTAGTTTGTTTAGCCTCAGCTTCTCTCTGGCTTTTCTGAGCCATGCAAAAATTGGGATCACATTGGCAATTATTGCAGTTTGTGGAAATGTAGCTTCCTTCTCAGTGGGAATTGGCCCCATATGCTGGGTGTTGACATCTGAGATATTTCCTTTGAGGCTCAGAGCTCAAGCATCAGCTCTTGGAGCAGTGGGAAGCAGGGTGAGTAGTGGTGTGATCTCCATGACCTTCCTCTCGGTCTCTGAAGCAATCACAGTAGCAGGAACCTTCTTTGTCTTTGGTGTTATTTCATGTAGCGCGGTTGCCTTTGTTCATTACTGTGTTCCTGAGACAAAAGGAAAGActcttgaggaaattgaagtGCTCTTCCAAGACAAGGATGAATTGCAAGAAAATGAAGTGGAAATGGGAGATGTGGAGCGACTGATGCAGAAGTCATGA
- the LOC130724705 gene encoding probable polyol transporter 4 isoform X2 → MGLVGVQGNGGVGSKTKYIRMTSDLTEAEEEDEGGLQTSNYDTKKYIIACAIFASLNSVLLGYDIGVMSGAVLFIQDDLKITDVQVEVLVGILSIISLLGSLAGGKTSDAIGRKWTIGLAAIIFQTGGAVMALAPSFKVLMIGRLLAGVGIGFGVMIAPVYIAEISPAIARGSLTSFPEICINLGILLGYISNYAFSGLPAHISWRIMLGVGLLPSVVIAVALFFIPESPRWLVVQNRIEEARLVLLKINASEKEAEEKLQEIQVAAGSANTENYEPKAVWREIFCPSPPVRRMLITGCGIQCFQQITGIDTTVYYSPTIFKNAGITGKSEVLAATVAVGFTKTLFILVAIMLIDKLGRKPLLYASTIGMTVSLFSLSFSLAFLSHAKIGITLAIIAVCGNVASFSVGIGPICWVLTSEIFPLRLRAQASALGAVGSRVSSGVISMTFLSVSEAITVAGTFFVFGVISCSAVAFVHYCVPETKGKTLEEIEVLFQDKDELQENEVEMGDVERLMQKS, encoded by the exons ATGGGGTTGGTTGGTGTTCAAGGAAAtgggggagttgggt ccaaAACCAAGTACATCAGAATGACCTCTGATCTCActgaagctgaagaagaagatgaaggtggtttGCAAACTAGCAATTATGATACAAAGAAATATATCATTGCATGTGCCATCTTTGCTTCTCTCAATTCCGTGCTTCTCGGCTATG ATATAGGTGTTATGAGTGGAGCAGTTTTATTCATTCAGGATGATTTGAAGATAACAGATGTTCAGGTGGAGGTACTTGTTGGAATTTTGAGCATAATATCGCTGTTGGGCAGTTTAGCAGGTGGAAAGACATCCGATGCTATCGGCAGAAAATGGACAATTGGTTTGGCAGCGATTATCTTCCAAACAGGTGGGGCTGTTATGGCTCTTGCTCCATCCTTCAAAGTGTTGATGATAGGCAGACTCTTGGCTGGGGTAGGTATAGGTTTCGGTGTCATGATCGCACCTGTGTATATCGCTGAAATTTCTCCTGCCATTGCTAGGGGATCTCTTACTTCTTTCCCTGAGATATGTATAAACTTGGGAATCCTTCTCGGTTACATATCAAACTATGCATTTTCGGGTCTTCCAGCTCATATAAGTTGGAGGATAATGCTTGGTGTGGGACTTCTTCCTTCAGTTGTTATTGCTGTTGCACTCTTTTTCATACCTGAATCCCCAAGATGGCTTGTGGTGCAGAATAGGATTGAAGAAGCTAGACTAGTGTTGTTAAAGATAAATGCAAGCGAGAAGGAGGCCGAAGAAAAGTTGCAAGAAATTCAGGTAGCTGCAGGTTCAGCGAATACTGAGAATTATGAACCAAAAGCTGTCTGGCGAGAAATCTTTTGTCCTTCTCCTCCAGTTCGAAGGATGCTTATAACTGGTTGTGGAATTCAGTGTTTCCAGCAGATAACAGGCATAGACACCACTGTATACTACAGCCCCACAATTTTCAAGAATGCTGGGATCACTGGCAAGTCTGAGGTCCTCGCAGCAACTGTTGCTGTTGGGTTCACCAAAACTCTCTTCATCTTGGTAGCTATAATGCTTATTGATAAACTGGGGAGAAAGCCTTTGCTTTATGCGAGCACGATTGGGATGACAGTTAGTTTGTTTAGCCTCAGCTTCTCTCTGGCTTTTCTGAGCCATGCAAAAATTGGGATCACATTGGCAATTATTGCAGTTTGTGGAAATGTAGCTTCCTTCTCAGTGGGAATTGGCCCCATATGCTGGGTGTTGACATCTGAGATATTTCCTTTGAGGCTCAGAGCTCAAGCATCAGCTCTTGGAGCAGTGGGAAGCAGGGTGAGTAGTGGTGTGATCTCCATGACCTTCCTCTCGGTCTCTGAAGCAATCACAGTAGCAGGAACCTTCTTTGTCTTTGGTGTTATTTCATGTAGCGCGGTTGCCTTTGTTCATTACTGTGTTCCTGAGACAAAAGGAAAGActcttgaggaaattgaagtGCTCTTCCAAGACAAGGATGAATTGCAAGAAAATGAAGTGGAAATGGGAGATGTGGAGCGACTGATGCAGAAGTCATGA
- the LOC130723283 gene encoding uncharacterized protein LOC130723283 produces the protein MAAETLTHQNGVVDNSNPATAKKSRESERRRRRRKQKKNNKSSEESEPKTAEDNDDAKENTDPKQVVEQVEIEYVPEKAELDEGMDEEFRRIFEKFSFSDVAGSEDTDKKDESAENAAIKKKADSDSDEDEEENDNELKEKGGVSNKKKKLQRRMKIAELKQICSRPDVVEVWDATASDPKLLVFLKSYRNTVPVPRHWSQKRKFLQGKRGIEKQPFQLPDFIAATGIEKIRQAYIEKEDSKKLKQKQRERMQPKMGKMDIDYQVLHDAFFKYQTKPKLTSLGELYHEGKEFEVKLREMKPGMLSHELKEALGMPEGAPPPWLINMQRYGPPPSYPSLKIPGLNAPIPPGASFGYHPGGWGKPPVDEYGRPLYGDVFGVQQQDHPNYEEEPVDKTKHWGDLEEEEEEEEEEEEEEEDMEEEDLEAGIQSVDSLSSTPTGVETPDVIDLRKQQRKEPERPLYTVLEEKEEKIAPGTLLGTSHTYVVGTGTQDKSGAKRVDLLRGQKSDKVDVTLQPEELEAMENVLPAKYEEAREEEKMRSQREDFSDMVAENEKKRKRKMQEKDGKSKKKDFKF, from the exons ATGGCGGCGGAGACCCTCACCCATCAGAATGGCGTAGTCGATAACTCTAATCCCGCCACCGCCAAAAAGTCACGGGAGAGCGAGCGACGCCGCCGCCGCCGTAAGCAGAAGAAAAACAACAAATCATCTGAAGAATCCGAGCCTAAAACCGCTGAAGATAATGACGACGCCAAGGAAAACACTGATCCGAAGCAG GTTGTGGAACAAGTTGAAATTGAGTATGTGCCGGAGAAGGCGGAGCTAGATGAAggcatggatgaagaatttagAAGAATCTTTGAGAAGTTCAGTTTCAGTGATGTCGCTGGTTCTGAG GATACTGATAAGAAGGACGAGTCAGCAGAAAATGCAGCTATTAAAAAGAAGgctgattctgattctgatgaagatgaagaagaaaacgaTAACGAGCTAAAAGAGAAAGGCGGCGTctcaaacaagaagaaaaag CTTCAACGGAGGATGAAAATTGCTGAACTGAAACAAATTTGCTCAAGGCCTGATGTTGTTGAG gTGTGGGATGCTACTGCATCAGACCCAAAGTTGCTGGTGTTTTTGAAATCTTATAGGAACACTGTACCTGTGCCTAGGCATTGGAGTCAGAAGAGAAAATTTTTGCAG GGGAAACGAGGTATTGAGAAACAGCCCTTTCAGCTTCCTGATTTCATTGCTGCCACTGGAATTGAGAAAATCAGACAG GCTTATATTGAGAAAGAGGACAGTAAAAAGttgaaacaaaaacaaaggGAACGCATGCAACCAAAAATGGGGAAAATGGACATAGACTATCAG GTTCTTCATGATGCATTTTTCAAGTACCAGACAAAGCCAAAACTAACTTCTCTTGGGGAGCTGTATCATGAAGGAAAAGAATTTGAG GTTAAGTTGAGGGAGATGAAACCTGGCATGTTATCACATGAATTGAAAGAAGCTCTTGGTATGCCTGAAGGTGCCCCTCCTCCGTGGCTTATTAATATGCAG aGATACGGCCCTCCACCATCATACCCTTCCCTGAAGATTCCTGGACTGAATGCTCCCATCCCCCCGGGAGCTAGCTTCGGTTATCATCCTGGTGGATGGGGCAAGCCTCCAGTTGATgaa TATGGACGCCCACTGTATGGAGATGTTTTCGGTGTTCAACAACAAGATCATCCTAACTATGAG GAAGAGCCAGTTGATAAGACCAAACACTGGGGTGatttggaggaggaagaggaagaagaggaagaagaggaggaggaggaagaagacatggaggaggaggatcttgAAGCTGGTATTCAGTCTGTTGATAGTCTCTCAAG CACTCCCACTGGGGTGGAGACACCTGATGTTATTGATCTTCGGAAGCAACAGAGAAAGGAGCCTGAGAGGCCTCTTTATACG GTACttgaagagaaggaagaaaaaattGCTCCAGGAACTTTGCTTGGAACCTCGCACAC TTACGTGGTTGGCACTGGCACCCAGGACAAGTCAGGTGCTAAAAGG GTTGATTTGCTTAGAGGACAGAAGTCAGATAAAGTGGATGTCACTTTACAGCCTGAAGAGCTGGAAGCAATGGAAAATGTTTTGCCTGCGAA GTATGAAGAAGCAAGGGAAGAAGAGAAGATGCGCAGTCAGCGTGAAGATTTTAGTGACATGGTTGCAGAG aatgagaaaaagagaaaaagaaaaatgcaagaaaaggaTGGCAAGTCGAAGAAGAAGGACTTCAAGTTTTAG
- the LOC130723906 gene encoding chloroplast envelope membrane protein, whose protein sequence is MAKKKASIPFLSLTSIVFLPWCISFTCKKGMEYWVTNWWNTKQFEIFLNIIQEKSILKKFMELEELFFLDELLKEYSETRLQILRTGIHKETIQLIKTHNEDRIYTILHFSTNIIYFIILSGYSILGNQELIILNSWVQEFLYNLSDTIKAFSILLVTDLCIGFHSTHGWELLIGSVYKDFGFIQNDQIISGLVFTFPMILDTILKYWIFRYLNRASPSLVVIYHSMND, encoded by the coding sequence ATGGCAAAAAAGAAAGCATCTATTCCCTTTCTATCTCTCACATCTATAGTCTTTTTGCCCTGGTGCATCTCTTTTACATGTAAGAAAGGTATGGAATATTGGGTTACTAATTGGTGGAATACTAAGCAATTCGAAATTTTCTTGAATATCATTCAAGAAAAGAGCATTCTAAAAAAATTCATGGAATTAGAGGAACTGTTCTTCTTGGATGAACTGCTAAAGGAATATTCGGAAACACGTCTTCAAATCCTCCGTACCGGAATCCACAAAGAAACAATTCAATTGATCAAGACGCACAACGAAGATCGTATCTATACAATTTTGCACTTCTCGACAAATATAATCTATTTCATTATTCTAAGTGGTTATTCTATTCTAGGTAATCAAGAACTTATTATTCTTAACTCTTGGGTTCAAGAATTCCTATATAACTTAAGTGACACAATAAAAGCTTTTTCTATTCTTTTAGTAACTGATTTATGTATAGGGTTCCATTCGACTCATGGTTGGGAACTACTGATTGGGTCCGTCTATAAAGATTTTGGATTTATTCAGAATGATCAAATTATATCTGGTCTTGTTTTtacttttccaatgattttagatacaattttaaaatattggaTTTTCCGTTATTTAAATCGTGCATCTCCTTCACTTGTAGTGATTTATCATTCAATGAatgactga